AATGACCTTATTGCTCTACTTACTCCTTGTGATTTTTAGCTTCCCctcaaagaaattaaagtgtCATTGAGAAATAATTGGAATTCTGATATGGACTAACATCAGAGGGTAAGAAGGGTGCTGGATAATTAGTGTGTACtttcacaaacaaaatatattagagagtgtttttttcttgcagcactGGGCTATGTAAAAACTTActcatgtttttaatgtttatttacaTGACAAGTCCACCTGGCCTCACAGAAAAAGTGGATAAATAAGAGTTTTgttacagtgctgctgtgttctcCTTACTGAACATCCTGCTCTAGAGTCAGAATATGTCTATGGGGTATGATAAGACAGAAAGAAGATTCACCTGTGAGATGTGTTCAGGTTGCACTGCCCCTAAcataatatttattctttttttcttcaaaatcactTACAAATCATGAGCAGGATATTGAACTTAATGCACTATAGTTCTGTCCTATGAGCGCTATTCCCTTGCCCTTTGAAGTGAAAAATATCCATAAGTCTTCAGTGCCATTGATCTCCATAAAATAAGAACTCTGGCACTCATTGTTATTTACTGATGGAGCTTGGACCCAAGGTTGCTCAGGAAGGGCTAGTCAAAGATACCtgctttctgtgccttttctgccaataatgaaaaactgaagggaaaatggTGGGGAAAACCTGGCTTGTATTTACAGAGATACACACACACCGAAAAATCATGCCTCTGATGTTAACCATAATTTGCTTTTGCATTGCAGGTGATGTCCCACCTTATGATGGATATGGCTCTACATTCCTTTGATGACCAGTACCTGGGTTGCAGAGAGCAGATGATGGAAGAACTGGAGCGGGGAGACTACTTCCAGAAGGAAATAGCTGCTAGTAAGAACTATTCAAGCCTCTGGAAGAAGGCTCAGGAAGCTTTGTTGAAGAGCCCTGTAGGTCTCCTGAGGGAAATGCATGACAGTCATGCCACCGCTCTCATGGCTTACACCATGAATTCTTCCCTGCACTCTCAGCTGAACTGGGCCACATCCACAGCAGGAAAGTCTCCAGAGCATTACAGACACAACTTCagcttcaaatattttcatttttacctaACGACGGCTATCCAGATAATGAAGcaatggcagagcagcagggacaaCGTGGGGAAGCGTCACTGCTACCGGGTGCACAGGGGTGTAAAGGACTTACATATTGAGGCCACAGTTGGTAGCATGGTGAGATTTGGCCGTTTCACCTCCACTTCTCGCCTCTGGAATGAAGCCCAGAAATTTGGGAATGAAACTTTGTTTACGGTGACAACCTGCCTGGGAGCAGCTATGCAAGGCTTTTCTTACTACACATCTGAGAAGGAAGTCCTCATTCCCCCTTATGAAATATTCCTTGTCAAAAACTTCTTTCGGACACAGCATGGTAACCGGCTCCACCTGCATTCTGTGGGGAACTACAGCAAGTACCGCTGCCAGCTCTTGGAAGGTATTGTATGTACACCTTTTAGCAGGTGGGATGTGGGCCAGCCTGGCCACCAGCATCTCCACCAGCCCACACCAGATGTACCTGTAGAGGGCcatgtgctgcacagcaggtCTCAAGGTTCTTTGCAGCCTCCGCTTGTCTGCTATTGCAAGGGGGCTCAAATAAATGTAAACGAAACTACCCTGCTTCACACCTTCTTCCTGTGGCAGAAGACAAGGTATTGATTGGCAAAACACACGGTGTCAGCTAATGAGGTAACTCTTCTGTTGGAAGACCTCAATGGGTTTGTTCCACAGCCCTGTCCTAAGAGTGCACCACTAATATGAGATCTTGCTTTTGTCCCTTTGGAATGAGATTTTTTGCCCAGAATAATAGGTAGACTTGAGGAAATGTCTCTTTGGGGCAAAGGTGCATTAGAAAGGGCAGGAAGTCCTAGGCAGTCAAAGTAGATTTAAATGACTGATCTCTCAACTTTCTTTCAGCTTCAAGAATCAAGAACAGTGGTTCTACTGCCTCTGCCTCCGTCATTCTTCCTAGTGTAATTGGCATTTTCTTGTGCTTGGCCAGGCAATGACTGATTCTCTGGCTACATCCAGATATATACACTGGAataacagacaagaaaaaacagctgtGTGAACTGCTTGACTTTCTGAGCAGATCCATGAAAGCTTGGTGCTGCCATTCCATTGGAAATCCAATGTCAAGAAATGCAGAACTTTAGGCACCTGAGAAATACTAGCATTAGAAATGAGGGCACTTAGGAAATGTGTCTTTGCTTTTAGTGAAGACTGAAATGAGTTGCCTGACACTCAGCATTTCACATCAGATATAGACACATGCAATGGCAGAGACCATcatgtaattatttaaatgtagtGGCATGTTCTAGCAAGCTGAACAGCTGCTGCGAAAGAAATCCTGAAACGTGTTTACCTGCACAGTTTAAACAGATTTAATGCTGAACTATTTTGCGATCATCTTGTTCTGTATGTATATCTCACaccacagttttgttttgtttgctttaccattcatttcaaataattgATCAACagatctttattattattattcctaaATGCTCAGAGGCACTAAGTACAGATTTCAGAAAGGGCTGGGAAGATGAGAAACAGCTGTCACAGGTACATCTTGAATGTATGCGTTCAGGCTTGCTTGATCTTCT
The Coturnix japonica isolate 7356 chromosome 1, Coturnix japonica 2.1, whole genome shotgun sequence DNA segment above includes these coding regions:
- the ART4 gene encoding ecto-ADP-ribosyltransferase 4 isoform X2 — encoded protein: MMSWEDSRMSALLLASVLLQILQRLVMSHLMMDMALHSFDDQYLGCREQMMEELERGDYFQKEIAASKNYSSLWKKAQEALLKSPVGLLREMHDSHATALMAYTMNSSLHSQLNWATSTAGKSPEHYRHNFSFKYFHFYLTTAIQIMKQWQSSRDNVGKRHCYRVHRGVKDLHIEATVGSMVRFGRFTSTSRLWNEAQKFGNETLFTVTTCLGAAMQGFSYYTSEKEVLIPPYEIFLVKNFFRTQHGNRLHLHSVGNYSKYRCQLLEASRIKNSGSTASASVILPSVIGIFLCLARQ
- the ART4 gene encoding ecto-ADP-ribosyltransferase 4 isoform X1, with amino-acid sequence MMSWEDSRMSALLLASVLLQILQRLVMSHLMMDMALHSFDDQYLGCREQMMEELERGDYFQKEIAASKNYSSLWKKAQEALLKSPVGLLREMHDSHATALMAYTMNSSLHSQLNWATSTAGKSPEHYRHNFSFKYFHFYLTTAIQIMKQWQSSRDNVGKRHCYRVHRGVKDLHIEATVGSMVRFGRFTSTSRLWNEAQKFGNETLFTVTTCLGAAMQGFSYYTSEKEVLIPPYEIFLVKNFFRTQHGNRLHLHSVGNYSKYRCQLLEGIVCTPFSRWDVGQPGHQHLHQPTPDVPVEGHVLHSRSQGSLQPPLVCYCKGAQINVNETTLLHTFFLWQKTRY